The following are encoded together in the Weissella soli genome:
- the rpoZ gene encoding DNA-directed RNA polymerase subunit omega — translation MSEKGILYPSVDNLLKVENSRYKLIALGAKRAHELEKGALPTLSHFDSVKPIGQAFEEIEAGNVIVDPNETDFE, via the coding sequence ATGAGCGAAAAAGGAATTCTATATCCATCAGTTGACAACTTGTTAAAGGTTGAAAATTCACGTTACAAGTTGATCGCATTGGGTGCTAAGCGGGCCCATGAGTTGGAGAAGGGCGCATTGCCAACGTTGAGTCACTTTGACTCAGTAAAGCCAATCGGGCAAGCTTTTGAAGAGATCGAAGCTGGCAACGTCATCGTTGATCCTAATGAAACTGATTTTGAATAA
- a CDS encoding arginine repressor → MARNKQQRQQAIKQLISTHKIQKQEELVDLLNEQGWEVTQATVSRDIASMQLVKVPLETGGFAYAMMNGTDYLAQLGQILHEETSSIDFQANMIMVRVAPGTGPALKNALETCEFTEVFGVIGDDTGALIVLKTAVNAANFVKKLQSLPG, encoded by the coding sequence ATGGCACGGAATAAGCAACAACGCCAGCAAGCCATTAAGCAACTCATCAGTACGCATAAGATTCAAAAACAAGAAGAATTGGTTGATTTGTTAAATGAGCAAGGTTGGGAAGTCACGCAGGCAACCGTTTCGCGCGATATCGCTAGTATGCAACTAGTCAAGGTACCTTTAGAGACGGGCGGGTTTGCCTATGCCATGATGAATGGCACTGATTATTTAGCTCAACTCGGTCAAATCTTGCATGAAGAGACCAGTTCAATTGATTTTCAGGCCAATATGATTATGGTTCGGGTCGCACCAGGAACCGGACCAGCATTGAAGAATGCCCTTGAAACATGTGAGTTTACTGAAGTTTTTGGGGTTATTGGTGACGATACGGGTGCACTGATCGTCTTGAAAACAGCGGTTAATGCTGCAAATTTTGTTAAAAAGTTACAGAGTTTACCTGGTTAA
- the gmk gene encoding guanylate kinase — protein sequence MKRGVLIVLSGPSGVGKGTVRKALFEETDIDFQYSISMTTRNPREGEMNGEDYFFVTREEFEKNIAEGNMLEYAEYVGNYYGTPKTFIDDTLASGRDVFLEIEVQGALQVKEKMPEGAYIFLTPPDLDALKERLVGRGTEDMDVIDKRVNTAASEIRMMANYDYAVVNDEVENAVQRIKDIVKVERLRVNRVLPEYIAMIEEIDK from the coding sequence ATGAAGCGTGGCGTATTGATTGTCTTGTCAGGACCATCAGGTGTTGGTAAGGGCACAGTACGAAAGGCGTTGTTTGAAGAAACAGACATCGACTTTCAATATTCAATTTCGATGACCACTCGTAATCCGCGAGAAGGTGAAATGAATGGTGAGGATTACTTCTTTGTCACCCGTGAAGAATTCGAAAAGAATATTGCCGAGGGTAATATGCTTGAGTATGCGGAATACGTTGGGAACTATTACGGGACACCGAAGACTTTCATTGATGATACATTGGCCTCAGGCCGCGACGTTTTCCTTGAAATTGAAGTACAGGGAGCTTTGCAGGTTAAAGAAAAGATGCCTGAGGGCGCCTATATCTTCCTAACACCACCTGACTTGGACGCTTTAAAAGAACGTTTAGTTGGGCGGGGCACAGAAGATATGGACGTGATTGACAAGCGGGTGAATACGGCTGCTTCTGAGATTCGCATGATGGCTAATTATGATTATGCTGTGGTCAATGATGAGGTTGAAAACGCCGTGCAACGTATTAAAGACATAGTTAAAGTAGAACGTTTACGGGTGAACCGAGTGTTACCAGAATATATTGCGATGATTGAGGAGATTGACAAATGA
- a CDS encoding patatin-like phospholipase family protein, whose translation MKISTLKPELGQYPYLQAIGIYSDATAARQAYQQQKAQADVFALTLVDEKSNVLEGVLLYKKQHHQAVIINALISRRLQDIKAMQYWLTVFSQHRFDAVQVRLVIDNADLLQRLELNQVANQVYVREFTYPTALVLGGGGAHGAFATGVFDVLKEHQILPDYLWGVSVGAITGMSLMHLDSTVAHATWDSLTTDKVYGIATVGATRYELSKVLAEHFVRQNYFEKDKLREILRPVVAQELALPHKIPFTLVATEFPLLKETHYAVNEETRVEELVEWIVASSAFYPIVDPVWIKGKQYIDGGFTDNIPIEYAAKQGAKEIWAVYMMEGSVYKDKVPADVQVHMVRSPWTLGPLLDFLPERSAEHMRLGEIRTRQMLGDYAGYYYAFEPNTDWQPFSQTFRKALAKHAATAPIALFLADPLVWLRFKQWLAVDTEYQDYDAQALGLAVIERLGRLLGVDKLPVYTAATFVTAIRELGKQQWQSLNVPNTGITRRLLLTNPEIILWGVLYTLSK comes from the coding sequence ATGAAAATTAGTACTTTGAAGCCCGAATTAGGACAATATCCGTATCTTCAAGCCATCGGTATTTATTCAGATGCGACGGCAGCCCGGCAAGCTTACCAGCAACAAAAAGCGCAGGCTGATGTGTTTGCATTAACGTTAGTAGACGAGAAAAGCAATGTCTTAGAAGGGGTTTTATTATACAAAAAGCAGCATCATCAGGCGGTCATCATCAATGCGTTGATTAGTCGCCGCTTGCAAGATATCAAGGCGATGCAATATTGGTTGACGGTGTTTAGTCAGCACCGCTTCGATGCAGTTCAAGTGCGCCTGGTGATCGACAATGCTGATTTATTGCAGCGCCTGGAACTTAATCAAGTTGCCAATCAGGTGTACGTCCGAGAATTTACGTATCCAACAGCGTTAGTTTTAGGTGGAGGTGGGGCCCATGGTGCCTTTGCAACGGGTGTTTTCGATGTGCTCAAGGAGCACCAGATCCTACCTGATTATCTGTGGGGTGTCTCGGTTGGTGCAATCACAGGGATGTCTTTAATGCATTTAGATAGTACGGTGGCACATGCGACCTGGGATTCGTTAACGACAGACAAAGTGTATGGCATCGCCACTGTGGGTGCCACACGATATGAATTAAGCAAAGTGCTTGCAGAACATTTTGTCCGGCAAAACTATTTTGAGAAAGATAAATTACGTGAAATCCTGCGTCCAGTTGTCGCACAAGAATTGGCTTTACCTCATAAAATACCGTTTACCTTAGTAGCCACAGAATTCCCACTCCTCAAGGAAACGCATTACGCGGTGAATGAGGAGACTAGGGTGGAAGAACTGGTCGAATGGATTGTCGCATCCAGCGCATTTTATCCGATTGTCGATCCAGTTTGGATTAAGGGGAAACAATATATTGACGGTGGGTTTACAGATAATATTCCAATCGAATATGCGGCCAAACAAGGTGCCAAAGAGATTTGGGCTGTGTATATGATGGAGGGTTCTGTCTACAAGGATAAGGTACCAGCCGATGTGCAGGTCCATATGGTGCGTTCGCCCTGGACATTAGGCCCTTTGCTAGATTTTTTGCCTGAACGGAGTGCCGAACATATGCGCTTGGGTGAAATTCGTACCCGCCAAATGTTAGGAGATTATGCAGGTTATTATTACGCCTTTGAACCAAACACGGATTGGCAACCATTCAGTCAAACATTTCGCAAAGCGTTAGCTAAGCATGCTGCGACAGCCCCGATTGCCTTGTTCTTGGCAGATCCGCTCGTGTGGTTGCGTTTTAAACAATGGCTGGCCGTCGATACGGAATATCAAGACTATGATGCACAAGCCCTTGGCTTAGCTGTGATTGAACGATTAGGTCGGTTACTGGGCGTGGATAAGCTGCCTGTGTATACAGCGGCGACCTTTGTGACAGCCATTCGTGAGCTGGGCAAGCAACAATGGCAGAGCTTGAATGTACCTAATACGGGCATCACGCGCCGGTTGCTATTAACGAATCCTGAGATTATCTTGTGGGGCGTGTTGTATACCTTGTCTAAATAG
- a CDS encoding exodeoxyribonuclease VII small subunit encodes MAEKTFEENLAELEKIVNQLEKGDVPLEEAIAQFETGVKLSKQLQNTLQNAQQSLTKIVAEDGTMTDFSAEGQA; translated from the coding sequence ATGGCAGAAAAAACATTTGAAGAGAACTTGGCTGAATTGGAAAAAATTGTGAACCAGTTAGAAAAAGGTGATGTGCCATTAGAAGAAGCCATTGCACAATTTGAAACTGGCGTGAAGTTATCTAAACAATTACAAAACACTTTGCAAAATGCCCAACAAAGCCTAACCAAAATTGTGGCCGAAGATGGGACAATGACTGATTTTTCAGCAGAGGGACAGGCATGA
- a CDS encoding TlyA family RNA methyltransferase — protein MAGIEKERVDILAVQQGLFTSREQAKRAIMAGEILGQNEQRMDKAGEKIPVTTELHLKGKPMPYVSRGGFKLEKMINVFDISMADKVVLDIGSSTGGFTDVSLQNGAKLVYALDVGTNQLAWKLRSDSRVVVMENTNFRYAQPDDFTHGQPERATIDVSFISLNLILPPLSKILAPGGSVATLIKPQFEAGREAVGKHGIVKDAATHLAVINKVAGYAQTAGFSIVALDFSPIKGGSGNIEFIAHLKLDGGEETISERDRRAVVEAAHAQLNARRKEQADGTE, from the coding sequence ATGGCAGGAATTGAAAAAGAACGCGTGGATATATTAGCGGTACAACAGGGTTTGTTTACATCACGTGAACAGGCCAAGCGGGCCATTATGGCAGGTGAAATCCTTGGTCAAAATGAACAACGTATGGACAAAGCCGGTGAAAAAATTCCTGTGACGACCGAACTACATCTTAAAGGCAAGCCCATGCCGTATGTTTCACGTGGTGGCTTTAAGTTGGAAAAAATGATCAATGTGTTTGACATTTCAATGGCTGATAAAGTGGTGCTAGATATCGGATCATCAACGGGTGGGTTTACGGATGTATCATTGCAGAATGGTGCTAAATTAGTGTACGCACTGGATGTTGGGACAAATCAATTAGCCTGGAAATTACGTTCAGATAGTCGCGTCGTGGTCATGGAAAATACTAATTTTCGTTATGCTCAGCCAGATGACTTTACGCATGGTCAACCTGAACGGGCGACGATTGATGTCTCATTCATTTCTCTGAATTTGATTTTGCCACCATTATCTAAAATTTTGGCGCCCGGAGGCTCAGTCGCCACATTGATTAAGCCACAATTCGAGGCTGGACGTGAGGCAGTTGGTAAACATGGCATTGTTAAAGATGCCGCCACGCACTTAGCAGTCATTAATAAAGTGGCAGGGTATGCACAAACGGCAGGGTTTAGCATCGTGGCCCTTGATTTTTCACCAATTAAAGGTGGTTCAGGGAATATTGAGTTTATTGCCCATTTGAAGCTTGACGGTGGTGAGGAGACCATTTCTGAACGCGATCGTCGGGCGGTTGTTGAGGCGGCCCATGCTCAGCTGAACGCGCGTCGAAAGGAGCAGGCCGATGGCACGGAATAA
- the recN gene encoding DNA repair protein RecN: MLQELSIQNFAIIRKLNLTFNDGMTVLTGETGAGKSIIIDAVGLLTGGRGSQDFIREGADRAILQGLYDIPENSKLVAVLDQYGIILESQQLLIHRELQRNGRNVIRVNGTLVNTTILRRIGLFLVDIHGQNEHQELMHVDRHRVLLDEFGKQEIEPLLQQYQAAYDTYRELEEQYHQRLENEQEWAQRYDMLSFQAKELAEADLHDGEEAALEAEYQALTNFQDVLEALSKSYEALAGDWDGNGLETVSVAVDAMEDIEELTPTYQVLTEQVRGAYFELQEASTAIQSARDNLEFDAERLQFVEDRLNLIRNLERKYGVTIADVLTHQSQVDEELAQMIGTGATAAELADQVAVAQAQAQIYADELTAVRQAKAGLLAEQIHLQLKDLVMDKAIFSVHFDKANTLTSTGQDDIEFYIQTNPGETAKPLVKIASGGELSRMMLAMKTIFSKRQGITSIIFDEVDTGVSGRVAQAIAEKIAMIAENSQVLTITHLPQVAAIAATHLYIEKNIVADRTETSVRELTVEERVDEVARMLSGSELTAAARQNARDLLKI, from the coding sequence ATGTTACAGGAATTATCCATTCAAAATTTTGCGATTATTCGGAAGCTGAATTTGACATTTAATGATGGCATGACGGTTTTGACCGGTGAAACGGGTGCGGGTAAATCAATTATCATTGATGCCGTTGGCTTACTGACGGGTGGGCGTGGTTCACAAGATTTCATTCGCGAAGGGGCGGATCGGGCAATTTTACAAGGGCTCTATGACATTCCTGAAAATTCTAAGTTGGTCGCCGTTTTAGACCAGTACGGCATTATATTAGAGTCGCAGCAACTATTGATTCATCGTGAATTACAACGGAATGGCCGTAATGTGATTCGGGTGAATGGCACCTTAGTCAATACCACGATTTTGCGACGCATTGGTCTCTTCTTAGTTGATATTCATGGTCAAAATGAGCATCAAGAGTTAATGCACGTCGACCGCCATCGGGTGTTGTTGGATGAATTTGGGAAGCAAGAGATTGAACCCCTGCTACAACAATATCAGGCAGCATATGATACCTATCGTGAACTTGAGGAACAGTACCATCAACGCCTCGAAAATGAGCAAGAGTGGGCACAACGCTATGATATGTTATCGTTTCAAGCAAAAGAATTAGCTGAAGCGGACTTGCATGATGGTGAAGAAGCTGCCTTAGAAGCAGAATATCAGGCATTAACTAATTTTCAGGATGTCTTGGAGGCCTTGTCTAAGTCTTATGAAGCCTTAGCAGGTGACTGGGATGGTAACGGATTAGAGACCGTTTCGGTCGCGGTTGATGCCATGGAAGATATTGAGGAATTAACCCCCACTTACCAAGTATTAACGGAACAAGTTCGGGGTGCTTATTTTGAATTACAGGAGGCATCCACTGCCATTCAAAGTGCGCGTGATAATCTGGAATTTGATGCGGAACGTCTGCAATTTGTCGAAGATCGGTTGAATTTGATTCGTAACCTAGAGCGTAAGTATGGTGTCACCATTGCTGATGTTTTGACACATCAAAGTCAAGTGGATGAAGAGTTAGCCCAAATGATTGGCACGGGTGCGACGGCTGCTGAGCTGGCTGATCAAGTAGCAGTGGCACAGGCACAAGCCCAGATTTACGCGGATGAATTAACCGCAGTCCGCCAAGCCAAAGCAGGTTTACTGGCTGAACAAATTCATCTGCAACTAAAGGATTTGGTGATGGACAAGGCCATTTTCTCAGTTCATTTTGATAAAGCAAATACCTTAACGAGCACTGGTCAAGATGATATCGAATTCTATATTCAGACGAATCCAGGTGAAACTGCGAAGCCCTTAGTTAAAATCGCCTCTGGTGGTGAACTTAGTCGGATGATGTTGGCCATGAAGACCATCTTTTCGAAACGACAAGGTATCACCTCAATTATTTTTGATGAAGTTGATACGGGTGTCTCTGGACGGGTGGCCCAAGCAATTGCCGAAAAAATAGCCATGATTGCGGAGAATTCACAAGTGTTAACAATCACGCATTTACCACAAGTGGCGGCCATTGCAGCGACTCATTTGTACATCGAAAAAAATATCGTTGCTGATCGCACCGAAACAAGTGTGCGGGAATTAACTGTTGAAGAACGGGTGGACGAAGTGGCCCGGATGTTGTCAGGTAGTGAACTTACCGCTGCAGCCCGCCAAAATGCGCGTGATCTTTTAAAAATATGA
- a CDS encoding polyprenyl synthetase family protein, with product MNLAAFMAKVQPAIEENLAEQLTTASQLPALAEAMNYSVMNGGKRLRPALSLAVLADLGLAWQNYLTEVSAVELVHTYSLIHDDLPAMDDDDLRRGQPTSHKVYGEALAILAGDALQPLAYQWLAQSELLSAGQKSELMLQLAQASGADGMVAGQVADMAATAAETITLEQAMAIHYRKTGALLGYAAVAGGIIGQTNEDALSLLWDFGMTYGLAFQIKDDLDDLAQDDTEDKQSYPYLLGVTGAQQALQQQVTLAQEQVDGLQTLTGHSMQQLNAFLAYFKDEME from the coding sequence ATGAACTTAGCAGCATTTATGGCTAAAGTACAGCCGGCCATTGAAGAGAACTTGGCTGAACAATTAACGACAGCCAGTCAATTACCAGCCCTCGCTGAAGCGATGAATTATTCTGTGATGAATGGTGGTAAGCGACTGCGACCAGCTTTATCGTTAGCTGTGCTAGCAGATTTAGGGCTGGCTTGGCAAAATTATTTAACTGAGGTCAGCGCCGTTGAATTAGTCCACACCTATAGCTTAATCCATGATGATTTACCGGCAATGGATGATGATGACTTACGCAGAGGTCAGCCGACCAGTCATAAAGTGTACGGTGAGGCGTTAGCAATTTTAGCTGGGGATGCCCTACAACCTTTGGCGTATCAATGGTTGGCGCAAAGTGAACTCCTTTCAGCAGGGCAAAAGTCTGAGCTGATGTTACAGTTGGCACAGGCGAGTGGTGCTGATGGCATGGTAGCTGGTCAAGTTGCAGACATGGCAGCGACCGCTGCTGAAACCATCACCCTCGAGCAAGCAATGGCCATTCATTATCGTAAAACTGGCGCTTTGCTCGGGTATGCTGCCGTTGCTGGCGGGATTATCGGCCAAACAAACGAGGATGCCTTGAGCTTACTCTGGGATTTCGGGATGACCTATGGGTTGGCTTTTCAAATTAAAGATGACTTAGATGATCTGGCCCAAGATGATACCGAGGATAAGCAAAGTTACCCCTATCTCCTGGGAGTGACTGGTGCGCAACAAGCGTTACAACAGCAGGTCACGTTGGCCCAGGAACAGGTGGATGGGTTACAGACTTTAACTGGGCACTCGATGCAGCAGCTGAACGCGTTTTTAGCATATTTTAAGGATGAAATGGAGTAA
- a CDS encoding DUF1304 domain-containing protein: MSFIFILFPVLVALEALYIMYLEMFGSIKAQAKAFEIDPKALIIPEVKTLLGNQGVYNGLLGLLIIATILVLPTPYETNLLLLEMAFVLIAAIYGGFTASRKIWLVQGLPAVVAILMLLIK; this comes from the coding sequence ATGTCATTTATTTTTATCTTATTTCCAGTATTAGTCGCACTTGAGGCTCTCTACATTATGTATCTCGAAATGTTTGGTTCAATCAAAGCGCAAGCGAAGGCTTTTGAAATCGACCCAAAAGCACTGATTATCCCTGAGGTTAAAACCTTGTTAGGGAATCAAGGGGTTTATAACGGCTTGTTAGGGCTGTTGATCATCGCCACCATTTTAGTTTTGCCCACCCCCTATGAAACTAACCTGTTGTTATTAGAAATGGCTTTTGTCCTCATCGCAGCTATTTATGGCGGCTTCACTGCCAGTCGCAAGATTTGGTTAGTCCAAGGGCTGCCGGCTGTCGTTGCGATCCTCATGTTACTAATCAAATAA